In Nocardioides daphniae, the DNA window CCGGTGCCGCGCTCGTCGTCGAGGTCCGACAGCGTCGTCCGCAGCAGGTCGAAGGCCTCGTCGTCGTCGAAGTCGCCCGAGACGAAACGGAAGCCGGCGCTGAGCTGGTCCCACACCTCGTCGTGGAACTCGGTGCGTGAGTACTGCTTCACCGCGTCGCGCACGATCGAGGCGAAGTCCTGGTCCTCCCAGTCGCGGCGGGCGAAGCCCACCAGGCTGAAGCCGGGCGGGAGCAGGCCACGGTTGGCCAGGTCGTAGATGGCCGGCATGACCTTCTTGCGCGAGAGGTCCCCGGTGACGCCGAAGATGACCATGCTGCACGGCCCCGCGATCCGAGGCAGTCGACGGTCGCGCAGATCGCGCAGCGGATTCGTGTAGGGGCGACTGCCTCGGGCGCTCATCCCACGTCCTCCCGCAGGGCCGCGAGCGCCTCCGGCCGTCCGACGTGCAGCCGCAGCACCGGACGTCCGCGTGAGCCCAGCACGTGGGCGTCGCCCGCCGCCTGGGCCTCGATGAACTCACCGAAGGTGAAGGGCCGGTCGGGCACTGCAAGGTCCTGGGTCTGGGCGCCGGTGACCTGGAGGAAGACCCCCTGGGCCGGTCCACCCTTGTGGTACTGCCCGGTGGAGTGCAGGAAGCGCGGTGCCCAGCCGAAGCTGACCGGGCGTGAAGTGCGCTCGGCCAGCGCCGTACGCAGTCCCGTCACCACCTCGTCGCGGTCACGGTCGAGGTAGGCCTGGACCGCCAGGTAGCCGCTCTTCTGGTCGAGGCGAGCGAGCAGCGCCCGGACCGCCTCCGCCACCGTGGAGATGCCGTCGGGGAGCCAGTCGCCGGCGGTGAAGACCTGGACGTCACCGTCGACGAAGTCCGGCGCCCAGGTCTCGGTGCTGCCGTCGAGCATCTCGCGGGCAGCCGCCTTGGCGCTCTCGACGTCGGGCTGGTCGAAGGGGTTGATGCCGAGCAGTCGACCGGCCACGGCGGTGGCCACCTCCCACACCAGCATCTGGGCGCCCATCGCTGCGTCGACGTGGGCCGACCACCCGGACGGCGCGTCGGGCAGGTCGCTCGCCGGGCCACAGCTCACCAGGACCGTGTCCTGGCTGGCGGGGGTGAAGTTGGGTGCGGTGGTCGAGCCCACGTCGATCGGAAGGATGCCGGTGCCGTTCTTGCCGGTGGACTCCGCCACCAGTTGCTCGACCCATGCCGCGAAGCCCACCGAGGGCTCACGCGTGTCGCCCAGCACCATCTTGTCGACGCCCTGACGCGCAGCGACCGCCATCACGGCGCCCAGCTGGAGAGCCGGGTTGGCGGGGGAGTCCTCCTGGAGCGCAGGGACGAGCGCGCTCGCGTCGTCCAGCAACGTCTGTAGCTCCACCCCGGCCAGGCCGGAGGGCACCAGGCCGAAGGCGGAGAGCGCCGAGTAGCGCCCGCCGACCTCGGGGTCCGCCCGGAAGACGGTCCAGCCTCGCCCGGTGGCGAACTCGTCGAGGGGCGAGTCGGGATCCGTGACCACCACCATCCGGGAGGCCGGGTCGATGTCGGCCTCGACGAAGGCCTGCTCGTAGGCGCGGCGCTGGCTGTCGGTCTCCACGGTGCCACCGGACTTCGAGGCGATCACCACGGCAGTGCGCGCGAGGTCGGTGTCGATGACGTCGCGCACCGCGTCGGGGTGCGACGAGTCCAGCACCACGAGCTCGACGCCGGCGTCGGCGCAGATGACCTCGGGGGCCAGCGACGAACCGCCCATCCCGCACAGGACGATGCGGTCGACGCCCTCGGCACGAAGAGTGTCGCGGCGCTCGATGATCGACTCCAGGAGCGCGCGCGAGGTGCGCGGGAGGTCGATCCAGCCGAGTCGCTGGGCCGCCTCCGACTCCGCTGCCGCACCCCACAGCGTGTGGTCCCGGGCGAAGAGGCGGCTGGCGACCTTGTCCTGGACGAGGTCGTGCATGGCGGCGTCATACGCGGCGCTGTCGCCCGCGACGACCTGGACCGGCCCGGCCGGGCTCATGCGCCCTCGGTCTTCGCGGCCCGGCCAGCCTTGGTGAGCTGCTCTCCCACGGTGTCGAGTAGTTCGTTCCACGACGCCACGAACTTGTCGACCCCCTCCCTCTCGAGCGTGGCGATGACGTCGTCGACGTCGACCCCGGCGGCGCGGACCTCGGTCATCACGACCGCGGCGTCGTCATAGTTTCCGGTGACCTGGTCACCGGCGACCTCGCCGTGGTCGGCGAACGCCTCCATCGTCGCCTCCGGCATCGTGTTGACGGTGCCCGGGACGGCGAGGTCGGTGACGTACATGGTGTCGCGGTAGTCCGGGTTCTTCACGCCGGTCGACGCCCACAGCGGACGCTGTCGACGGGCGCCCAGCGCCGCCAAACGCTCCCACCGCTCGCCGGTGAAGAAGCGCTCGAACTCCTGGTACGCCAGCCGGGCATTCGCGACGCCGGCGCGGCCCTTGAGCGCCGGGTCGGCGCCGAGGTCGTCGAGGCGCTTGTCGATCTCGGTGTCCACGCGGGAGACGAAGAACGAAGCCACGGAGTGCAGCGTCGACAGGTCGTGGCCGTTGCGCTCGGCGAGCTCGAGCCCGGCGACGTAGGCCTCCATCACCTGGCGGTAGCGGGGGATGCCGAAGATCAACGTGACGTTGACGCTGATGCCGGCGCCGAGGGTTTCGGTGATCGCCGGCAGGCCCGCCTCGGTGCCGGGGATCTTCACCAGCAGGTTGGGGCGGTCGACCGACCTCCACAGCTCCTGGGCCTCGGCGACCGTGCCCTCGGTGTCGTGGGCGATCGTGGGCGAGACCTCGATGGAGACGCGGCCGTCGACGCCGTCCGTCGCCTTCCAGGTGGCCTCGAAGAGGTCGCAGGCGTCGCGGACGTCGGAGGTGGTGAGCGCGTGCACGGCGGCCTCCACGTCGGCCCCCGACGCGGCGAGCTCGGCGACGTGGTCGTCGTAGCCGTGCCCCTTGGCCAGGGCGTTGGCGAAGATCGACGGGTTGGTGGTCACGCCGACCACGGACTTCTCCGAGATCAGCCCGGCCAGCGTCCCGCTGGTGAGCCGTTCGCGTGACAGGTCGTCGAGCCAGATCGACACTCCGGCCTCGGCCAGCGACTTCAGACGTTCGGACATGGTGTTCCTCCCAAGAGTGTTGGTGGCCGGGGCCGGAGTGTGCGCTGCGGGTGTGCCGGTCAGGCTCCCGCGGCGGCGATGCTGTCGAGGGCGGCCGTGACGACCGCCTCCGTCGTGATGCCGTACTCCGTGAAGATGCGGGCGTAGTCCGCACTTGCACCGTACTGCTCGACCGAAACGATGCGCCCGGCGTCGCCGACGACCTCGCGCCATCCCTGGGCGATGCCGGCCTCGACGGAGACCCGCGCCTTGACGTACGGCGGGATGACCTCGTCGCGGTAGGCCTGGGGCTGCTCGTCGAACCACTCGCGGCAGGGCAGGGAGACGACGCGGGCCTGGATGCCCTGCTCGGCGAGGACGGAGCGGGCCTCGACGGCCAGCTGCACCTCGGAGCCGGTGCCGATCAGCACGACGTCGGGCTCGCCGCCCTCGGCCTCGAGCAGGACGTACCCGCCCTTGGCGACGCCGTCGGCCGACGCGAAGCCGTCCTCGCCACGCGGGAAGGTCGGCACGTTCTGGCGGGTGAGGCACAGGCCGGTGGGGCGGTGGTGGCGCTCGAGCAGCGACTTCCACGCGGCGGCGGTCTCGTTGCCGTCGGCGGGGCGTACGACGTCGAGGCCCGGGATCGCACGCAGCGCGGCCAGGTGCTCGATCGGCTGGTGCGTCGGTCCGTCCTCGCCCAGTCCGATCGAGTCGTGGGTCCACACGTAGGTGACCGGGACCTCCATCAGCGCGGCGAGGCGGACCGAGGGACGCATGTAGTCGGCGAACTGCAGGAACGTGCCACCGAAGATGCGGGAGTTCCCGTAGAGGGCGATGCCGTTCATGATCGCGCCCATGGCGTGCTCACGGATGCCGAAGTGGAGGACGCGGCCGTAGGGCGAGCCCTTCCAGTGGTCGGTGGAGTGCTCGGCGGGGATGAACGAGTCGGCACCCTTGATCGTGGTGTTTTCGACTCGGCCAGGTCGGCGGAGCCGCCCCACAGCTCGGGCAGCGGCCCGGCCAGCGCGTTGATGACCTCGCCGGAGGCCTTGCGGGTGGCGACACCCTTCGGGTCGGCGGCGTAGACGGGGAGGTCGGCGTCCCAGCCCTCGGGCAGCGCTCCGGCACGCAGCCGCTTGAGCAGCGCCGCACGCTCGGGGTTCTTCTCGGCCCACTCCTCGTACGCCGTGTCCCAGGCCGCACCGGCCTCCTTGCCCCGGGCCAGGGCCTGGCGGGTGTGCGCGAGGACGTCCTCGGGGACCTCGAAGGTCCGCTCCGGGTCGAAGCCCAGCAGCTCCTTGGTGGCGCGCACCTCGTCGACGCCGAGCGCCGAGCCGTGGGCGGCGCCGGTGCCCTGCGCGTTGGGCGTGGGCCAGGCGATGATCGTCTTGAGCACGATCAGGGTGGGCTTGTCGGTGACGGCCTTGCCGGCCTGGATCGTGGCGTAGAGCTCGTCGACGTCCTCGACGTAGGCGTCGCCGCCCTTGCGGTCACCGGCCCAGTCGACGATGCGGACGTCCCAGCCGTAGGCCTCGTAGCGCTTGGCCACGTCCTCGGTGAAGGCGACGTCGGTGTTCTCCTCGATGGAGATCTTGTTGTCGTCGTAGATCAGCGTCAGGTTGCCCAGCTGCTGGTGCCCGGCGATCGACGAGGCCTCGGAGGAGACGCCCTCCTGCAGGTCGCCGTCGGAGGCGATGCAGTAGACGTGGTGGTCGAAGAGGGACTCGCCCACAGGGGCGTCGGGGTCGAGCAGTCCGCGCTGGTGGCGCGCCGCCATCGCCATGCCGACCGCGTTGGCGACACCCTGGCCGAGCGGGCCGGTGGTGGTCTCGACGCCGGTGGTGTGGCGGAACTCCGGGTGGCCGGGGGTCTTGGAGCCCCACGTGCGCAGCGCCTTGATGTCGTCGAGCTCGAGGCCGAAGCCGGCCAGGTAGAGCTGGGCGTAGAGCGTCATGCTCGTGTGGCCGCAGGAAAGGACGAAGCGGTCGCGGGCGATCCAGTGCGGGTCGGCCGGGTCGTGCTTCATGACCTTCTGGAAGAGCAGGTAGGCGACCGGGGCGAGGCTCGAGGCGGTGCCGGGGTGGCCGTTGCCGACCTTCTGCACGGCGTCCAGCGCCAGGAGGCGAGTGGTGTCCACAGCGCGGCGATCAAGGTCCGTCCACTCAAGAACGGGGGACGACTTGCTGGGAGTGGTCACGTGCTTCCTCTCGGAGGTGGGGGCGCAGAACAGGCGAGTCCGAGCCTATCCGGAGCAGCGGCTAGACTCGACCCCGCACCACTTCCCAAGCTCTGAGGTTCAGCCCGTGACGTACGTCGGCCACTCGGCATCTGCTGCCGAGCCGTCCACCACCTCCGGCGAGGAGGGCGACACCGGCAGGGCGACCTTCAAGGACGTGGTCGCCGCCTACGTCGGCCTCACCAAGCCGCGTGTCATCGAGCTGCTGCTGCTCACCACCGTGCCGGTGATGTTCTTCGCCGCGCGGGGCATCCCCGAGCTCGACAAGGTCCTGTGGACCGTCCTCGGTGGGGCGCTCAGTGCAGGCGCGGCGTCGGCGTACAACTGCGTCTACGACCGCGACATCGACGAGCAGATGCGTCGTACGAAGCGCCGCGCACTCCCTCGTCACGTGGTGACGCCCCGCTCGGCCCTGGTCTTCGCCACGGTGCTCGCGGTGCTGTCGACCGCGGTGCTGTGGACACAGGTCAACTGGCTCTCGGCCGTGCTGTCGGTGAGCGCCATCGCGTTCTACGTCTTCATCTACACGATGCTGCTCAAGCGTCGCACCACGCAGAACATCGTCTGGGGCGGCATCGCCGGCTGCTTCCCGACCCTGATCGGTTGGACCGCGGTCACCGAGCAGCTGGCGTGGGAGCCCGTGGTGCTGTTCATGGTCGTCTTCTTCTGGACGCCGCCGCACACCTGGGCGCTCGCGCTGCGCTACCGCGAGGACTACGCGAACGTCGACGTGCCGATGCTGCCCGTGGTCGCTCCGGCCGCCGTGGTCGGCCGCCAGATCGTCATCTACAGCTGGGTCATGGTCGCCACCTCGCTGCTGCTGTGGCCCGTGGCCGACACCGGATGGTTCTACCCGGTTGTCGCCGTGGTGCTCGGCGCTGTCTTCCTCGTCGAGGCGCACCGCATGTGGGGCCGTACGAAGCGGTCGAACGAGCTGGTCGACATCGCGCCGATGCGGCTCTTCCACAACTCGAACCTCTACCTGTCGCTGCTCTTCGTCGCCGTCGCGATCGACCCGCTGCTGCGCTGAGCCGCCGCGTACGACGCGTCGGGCGTCAAGAGCGGTGCACGACGACCTTCGTGCCGATCCTGACCTGGTCGAAGAGTCGCGCGATCGCCTTGCGGTCGCGAATGTTGACGCAGCCGTGCGAGTTGCCGTCGTAACCGTTGCGGGCGAAGTCGGGGGAGTAGTGCACGGCCTGCCCGCCGGAGAAGAACATCGCGAACGGCATCGGTGAGTGGTAGATGCTCGAGACGTGGTCGCGTGACTTCCGGAAGACCTTGAACGAGCCTTCCCGGGTCGGGTAGTACGGGTCGCCGAAGCGTGCGTCGAGGCGCACCTTCACGTCACCGTTGACGACCCACTTGAGCGCGCGCGTCGTCTTGTCGATGCAGAGCACCCTGCCCTTGAGGCAGCGCCTGTCGAGGTCGAAGCCCCAGTTGCGCAGCTCCGATCTCGTCGGCTTGCGGGTGGCGGCGCGCAGGCGCTGCAGCGTCCGGGCATCGACCTCACCGGTCACCGGGATCCTCACGGCCTTCTGGAAGGCGCGCACCGCCTTCACGGTCCGACGGTCGTACGTCGTGCCCACTCGCCCGCTGAAGTGCTTGCGCTGCGCCAGGCGCGCCTCGAGGTCGCGGACCTTGCCCGACTTCGCCCCGCGCTTCAGGATCGCCGGACCGGGCGTGTAGACGTTGTTGAGCTCGTCGGCCGTGGGCTCGCGGGTGAGGCTGAGGAGCTTCGTCCAGGCAGCCTCGTTCACGACCCCGCGGTGGCCGGGGAGGTCGTACTTCGTCTTGAAGGCGACGACCGCGCGTCGGGTCTCCTCCTCGAAGTACGACGTGATGACCTCGGAGTGCAGCTTGAGCTGGTGCAGGCGGCTCTCCAGCACCCGGACGCGCTGGGAGCGCTCGCCCTTCTTGATCGGGACGAACGGCTCCGGCTCGGGCTCAGGCGTCGGCTCGGGGCTGGGCGAGTGCGTCGGGTCGGCCTGCGGCGCCGTGGGAGCAGCAGCACTGGTGGCAGGCGCCGGCGCCGGGGTGGGCGTGGAGCTGGCGCTGGGCCCGGGAGTCGGGGCCGGACTGGGAGCCGGGCTGGGGGTGGGCGTGACGCTTGCCTCGGCCGGACTGGGCGTCGGCGTGAGCTCGGCCGCTCCGCTGGGCGCGGCCAGCACTCCGCAGGCGAGGACACTGACGGCCGCGGCCGCCAGGGCCCGACGTGGATGGATGGTCGTCTGGTGCATCGTGTTCCCCCGAACGTCACGAGCCGATGTGGCGGCGGCCTGGCCCACGATCGTACGCAGTCACGGCCTCGAGGTCACCGAGGCGCGTCGCCGCTGGCCCAGGCGAGGAGGCGACCGGTCGGCTGCTCCCCGGCACGGTGAGGCCGGGTGGCGAGCCACACGCGGGCGAAACCCGCCGCCAGCAGACCGGCGCCGAGCATGTGCAGCGCGACCTGCAGCTCGTTGAGGTCGAGCAGGTACTGGCTCCAGCCGATGACGCCCTGCAGCAGCTCGAGACCGAGCAGGGCCGTGGTCACCACCACGAGCCAACGGTCGCCCGAGCGCCGGGCCAGGACGAGAAGCGTGAGGGTGAGAGCCACCAGCACGTAGACCACGGTGGCGTGCACCTGCGACACCAGGGCCGGGTCGAGCCCGTTGCGGCGCGCATCGGCGTCGCCGGCGTGCGGGCCGGCACCGGTGACGACGGTGCCGAGGTAGAGCACCACCCATCCGACGACCATGATCGCCCAGGCCACGGTGCGCTGAGGCGCGGGCGCAGCGTCACGCTGGGGACTGCGCAGGTGGTCGAGGAGGGCCAGGCAGACCATCACCATGAGCATGGAGGCCATGAAGTGCAGGGAGACGACCCAGGGGTTGAGGTCGGTGAGCACGGTGAAGCCGCCGATCACCGCCTGCAACGGGACGCCCAGGGCGACGACCAGCGAGTGACGCAGCGCCACGCGGTCACGCGATCCGACGGCCGCCAGGAAGCACGAGATGGCGATCACCACGAGCACGAAGGTCAGCATCCGGTTGCCGAACTCGATGGCGCCGTGGATGCCCATGCTGGGGTGGGTGACGTAGGAGTCGTCCGTGCAGCGCGGCCACGTGGGGCAGCCGAGTCCGGAGCCGGTGAGCCGCACTGCAGCGCCGGTGACCACGATCCCGATGTTCGCCAGCAGGTTGGCCACGGCCAACGGCCAGAGCCACGTCGACAGTCGCTCGAGGAACTTGACCATGGTCACTCCCAACGGAAGGTGCGGGCGGTGAGGACGGAGGCGACCACGGCCCAGACGGCCAGGACGCCGAGGGCGGTCCAGTCGGTGTGGCCGTGCAGGAGCGCCGAGCGGAACGACTCCCCGAGCGCGCCGCTGGGCAGCACCTGCACGAAGCCGCTGGCCGGCCCGTACTGGGCCGCCGGGATGACGACGCCGCCGCCCGCCATCAGCAGCAGGTAGACGAGGTTGGCCAACGCGAGGGTGGCCTCCGCCCTGAGCACCCCGGCGATCAGGAGCCCGAGGGCGCCGAACGCAGCCGTCCCGAGGACCGCGGTGAGGACAACCCCGACCGCAGCCACGTCGGGCGACCAGCCGAGGGCCAGGGCGGCCCCACCGATCACCACGACCTGGACCGCCTCGACGACCAGGAGGGCCCCGACCTTCCCGAGCAGCAGGCCGTGGCGCGGCAGGGGAGAGGAGCCAAGACGCTTGATCACGCCGTAACGGCGCTCGAAGCCGGTGGCGATCGCGACGGCGGTGAAGGCCGTGCTCATGACGGCCAGCGCCAGGACCCCGGGAGCCAGGAGGTCGATCGGCTCGGAGTCGATGCCCAGGTCGACGCGGTCAGCTGCGTAGAGCCCACCCACCAGGACGAGCAGCGGGATGACCAGCGCGAGCAGAAGCTGCTCACCGTTGCGCATCATCAGGCGCGCCTCCATGCGCGCCTGGGCTCGCACCTGCTGGCTGAGCGGCGCCGAGCCCGGCGCGGGGGAGAAGGTGCCGTTCACGCCTCGATCTCCCGTCCGGTGAGCTCGAGGAAGACGTCCTCGAGGGTGCGCTGCCCAGGGTCAGCGAGACCGGCAGCACCTCGTGGTGCTCGTACCAGCGCGCCACGGCGGCAAGGGTCGACCCGTCGGCCGGGCCGGAGATCTGCACGGCTTCGTCGAGCGCGGTGATCTCCACGTCGTCGCCGAGGATCTGGGCGAGCTCGGTGCGGGCGTCCCCCGACAGCGTCGGGACGACCATGCGCAGCGTCGCCTCCTTGTGCGAGCTCGTGAGCTCGCGAGGTGTCCCGGAGGCGATGACACGCCCGCGGTCGATGATGTGCACGAGATCACTCAGGCGCTCGGCCTCGTCCATGTGGTGCGTGGTGAGCACCACCGTGACGCCGTCGCCGCGCAGCTCCTCCAGGAGCTCCCACGTCGTACGCCGCGCCATCGGGTCCATGCCGGCCGTCGGCTCGTCGACGAAGACGAGCTCCGGGCGGCCCACCAGCGCCATCGCCAGGCCGAGGCGCTGCTGCTGGCCCCCCGACAGCCGTCGGTAGGGCGTCCGGCCGCAGTCCGCCAGGCCCAGGCGCTCGTAGAGCATCCCGGTGTCGAGCGGGTGCGCGTGCAGCCGGGCGACGTGGTCGAGCATCTCCATCGCCTTGACGCCGCTCCAGGCACCGCCCGACTGCAGCATCACGCCGATCCGGGGGAGCAGGGCACGCCGGTCGCGCTGCGGGTCGAGGCCCAGCACCCGCACGGTCCCACCCTGCGGCTTGCGGTAGCCCTCGCAGGTCTCCAGCGTGGTGGTCTTGCCGGCGCCGTTGGGGCCGAGCACGGCGGTGATGGTGCCCCGGTCGACCTGGAAGGAGAGGTGGTCCACGGCGACCTTGTCGCCGTACCTCATGACGAGCCGGTCGACGACGACCGCGGGTTCTGCTGGGGGCACCGCCTCAGTCTAGGGAGCGATCACACCCTCGATCGCCCAGGGTCACGACCGAGACGCTGGTCACACGGCCCGCCCCGGGGGAGCGAACTAAGGTTCGCCTTACTTGAAGCGCCCCAGCAATAAGATCACAATTGCGTTGTGGAATTCGACCGGACGACCGTCGCGCCTGTTGGCGACGCGTCCACCCGTGGGCGCGTGACCCGCTCCATCCTGGAGAACGGGCCGTCGACCGCTGCCGCCCTGGCCGAGCGTCTCCAGCTCACTCCGGCCGCCGTACGCCGGCACCTGGACCACCTCGTCGGCGAAGGTGTCGTCGAGGGGCGCGAGCAGAAGGTCTACGGCCACCGTGGCCGTGGCCGCCCGGCCAAGGTCTTCGCCCTCACCGACTCCGGGCGTGACCACTTCGACCAGGGCTACGACGACCTGGCAGCCCAGGCGCTGCGTTTCCTCAAGGAGACCGCCGGCGACGACGCCGTCATGGAATTCGCCAGGCAGCGCGCGGCGTTCATCGAGCGTGACTTCGCCACCGTCATCGAGAACGAGCCCGACCTGAGCTCGGCCGAGGCCCTCGCCAAGGTCTTCTCCGACGAGGGCTACGCCGCGAGCGTGCGGGCCCTGCCCGGCGTCGGCGTGGTCGAGCAGCTCTGCCAGCACAGCCTGCCCGGTGTCCCACGTGGCGAACGAGTTCCCCCAACTGTGCGAGGCCGAGACGGAGGCGATCAGCCGGGTCGTCGGCACGCACGTCCAGAGGCTGGCCACCATCGCCCACGGCGACGGCGTCTGCACCACCTGCATCCCGAAGAACAAGGAAGGCTGAACCATGACCTCCATCGAGGAGCTGAACCCCGAGCTGAAGGGCATCGGCCGCTACGACTTCGGCTGGGCC includes these proteins:
- a CDS encoding heme o synthase codes for the protein MTYVGHSASAAEPSTTSGEEGDTGRATFKDVVAAYVGLTKPRVIELLLLTTVPVMFFAARGIPELDKVLWTVLGGALSAGAASAYNCVYDRDIDEQMRRTKRRALPRHVVTPRSALVFATVLAVLSTAVLWTQVNWLSAVLSVSAIAFYVFIYTMLLKRRTTQNIVWGGIAGCFPTLIGWTAVTEQLAWEPVVLFMVVFFWTPPHTWALALRYREDYANVDVPMLPVVAPAAVVGRQIVIYSWVMVATSLLLWPVADTGWFYPVVAVVLGAVFLVEAHRMWGRTKRSNELVDIAPMRLFHNSNLYLSLLFVAVAIDPLLR
- the tal gene encoding transaldolase, with product MSERLKSLAEAGVSIWLDDLSRERLTSGTLAGLISEKSVVGVTTNPSIFANALAKGHGYDDHVAELAASGADVEAAVHALTTSDVRDACDLFEATWKATDGVDGRVSIEVSPTIAHDTEGTVAEAQELWRSVDRPNLLVKIPGTEAGLPAITETLGAGISVNVTLIFGIPRYRQVMEAYVAGLELAERNGHDLSTLHSVASFFVSRVDTEIDKRLDDLGADPALKGRAGVANARLAYQEFERFFTGERWERLAALGARRQRPLWASTGVKNPDYRDTMYVTDLAVPGTVNTMPEATMEAFADHGEVAGDQVTGNYDDAAVVMTEVRAAGVDVDDVIATLEREGVDKFVASWNELLDTVGEQLTKAGRAAKTEGA
- a CDS encoding ABC transporter permease; the encoded protein is MEARLMMRNGEQLLLALVIPLLVLVGGLYAADRVDLGIDSEPIDLLAPGVLALAVMSTAFTAVAIATGFERRYGVIKRLGSSPLPRHGLLLGKVGALLVVEAVQVVVIGGAALALGWSPDVAAVGVVLTAVLGTAAFGALGLLIAGVLRAEATLALANLVYLLLMAGGGVVIPAAQYGPASGFVQVLPSGALGESFRSALLHGHTDWTALGVLAVWAVVASVLTARTFRWE
- a CDS encoding COX15/CtaA family protein is translated as MVKFLERLSTWLWPLAVANLLANIGIVVTGAAVRLTGSGLGCPTWPRCTDDSYVTHPSMGIHGAIEFGNRMLTFVLVVIAISCFLAAVGSRDRVALRHSLVVALGVPLQAVIGGFTVLTDLNPWVVSLHFMASMLMVMVCLALLDHLRSPQRDAAPAPQRTVAWAIMVVGWVVLYLGTVVTGAGPHAGDADARRNGLDPALVSQVHATVVYVLVALTLTLLVLARRSGDRWLVVVTTALLGLELLQGVIGWSQYLLDLNELQVALHMLGAGLLAAGFARVWLATRPHRAGEQPTGRLLAWASGDAPR
- a CDS encoding ABC transporter ATP-binding protein yields the protein MPPAEPAVVVDRLVMRYGDKVAVDHLSFQVDRGTITAVLGPNGAGKTTTLETCEGYRKPQGGTVRVLGLDPQRDRRALLPRIGVMLQSGGAWSGVKAMEMLDHVARLHAHPLDTGMLYERLGLADCGRTPYRRLSGGQQQRLGLAMALVGRPELVFVDEPTAGMDPMARRTTWELLEELRGDGVTVVLTTHHMDEAERLSDLVHIIDRGRVIASGTPRELTSSHKEATLRMVVPTLSGDARTELAQILGDDVEITALDEAVQISGPADGSTLAAVARWYEHHEVLPVSLTLGSAPSRTSSSSSPDGRSRRERHLLPRAGLGAAQPAGASPGAHGGAPDDAQR
- a CDS encoding L,D-transpeptidase family protein produces the protein MHQTTIHPRRALAAAAVSVLACGVLAAPSGAAELTPTPSPAEASVTPTPSPAPSPAPTPGPSASSTPTPAPAPATSAAAPTAPQADPTHSPSPEPTPEPEPEPFVPIKKGERSQRVRVLESRLHQLKLHSEVITSYFEEETRRAVVAFKTKYDLPGHRGVVNEAAWTKLLSLTREPTADELNNVYTPGPAILKRGAKSGKVRDLEARLAQRKHFSGRVGTTYDRRTVKAVRAFQKAVRIPVTGEVDARTLQRLRAATRKPTRSELRNWGFDLDRRCLKGRVLCIDKTTRALKWVVNGDVKVRLDARFGDPYYPTREGSFKVFRKSRDHVSSIYHSPMPFAMFFSGGQAVHYSPDFARNGYDGNSHGCVNIRDRKAIARLFDQVRIGTKVVVHRS
- a CDS encoding glucose-6-phosphate isomerase; translation: MSPAGPVQVVAGDSAAYDAAMHDLVQDKVASRLFARDHTLWGAAAESEAAQRLGWIDLPRTSRALLESIIERRDTLRAEGVDRIVLCGMGGSSLAPEVICADAGVELVVLDSSHPDAVRDVIDTDLARTAVVIASKSGGTVETDSQRRAYEQAFVEADIDPASRMVVVTDPDSPLDEFATGRGWTVFRADPEVGGRYSALSAFGLVPSGLAGVELQTLLDDASALVPALQEDSPANPALQLGAVMAVAARQGVDKMVLGDTREPSVGFAAWVEQLVAESTGKNGTGILPIDVGSTTAPNFTPASQDTVLVSCGPASDLPDAPSGWSAHVDAAMGAQMLVWEVATAVAGRLLGINPFDQPDVESAKAAAREMLDGSTETWAPDFVDGDVQVFTAGDWLPDGISTVAEAVRALLARLDQKSGYLAVQAYLDRDRDEVVTGLRTALAERTSRPVSFGWAPRFLHSTGQYHKGGPAQGVFLQVTGAQTQDLAVPDRPFTFGEFIEAQAAGDAHVLGSRGRPVLRLHVGRPEALAALREDVG